CTGCTTTGGGATTGTCAAGGTTCTTATCAGAGTGGCAAGTCAGGGCCTTCTAGGGTATGCTTTCTTAACCTGTAAAAGCCAGAATAAAGATTTGCTAATTACTGCTGTTGAAAAACAAGCAACTGGTAATAAAGTGCTACAGAAACACAAAATTATTACTCTTTGGTCTGtctttgtttaatttaaaatacacttccCTTACATAAGTAAATAACTGTGGTTGAACCAACGTTCACTTGAATGACTAGAAGCCCCCAGGCCTGacagaaaataaagcagcttTTGGCATGCTGATGCTACAATTGATTCCTCATCTGGAAGAAGTAAATAAGCCTACTGCAACAGCAAAAGACTACTGAAACTTATTTTTCAATTTCAATGCAGTCATCTGCCCTTTTATCACATTGAACTGCAAGGAGAAACATTACAGCCTGGGAGACTGAGCAGACGTACAGTCACATTTTGAAGCAATTTGAactttttaaggccagaaggtgCATGGCATTATAGTAATCAAGCCCCAAAATCATCAAGTCCAATACACTTAGGTACAGTTTTCTAGCAAGTCAAAGAAGAATAAAGCATTTGCAGCCAAATTCTATTCGGGGCAGAGAATCTACAACTTCCTATGCAACGATTGTTTTGTTGAGATGAATAAAATATTAACCAAAGACTGTTTAAACTCTCCTATATgtcaaataaattgaaaacttTATGGACTGAGTCACCACATAGGATTTTAATAATCTGAGTTTCCTTTATCATAGGAAATATCTGcatgcaaggaaagaaagaaaagctgcagctGTTAAGCTGCCAAGTAGTCTTCTGGTGAAGTACCTGCAAAGACTATACGGGAGCCAGGCACCACCTGGTGGTCACTAGTAGGTAAATGTAAACGTGAAGCTGAAACATGACGGGCATAATTCCCTCTTCTCCATAACCAAGACTCCAGTAAAGAGGGAGTGAAATTTTCTCTTATCATGATCACGAATGTCAGTTCCATATGACAAATTCTGCTGAGGCTTCTCTAACCAATTAAGTTAAAGAAATTTAACTGTCTTGCTCACTCTTGTTCATCTCATTCGGTAATGCTCTCTGATTATAAagattctttgggttgcttccagTATTTTATATTAAGGAGAGGCACTCTGAATTTCACCTGTCAGTCTGTAAATTGCACAATAACATTCAAATTGataatttctcttcctcttttcccatcGACCAGCTCAGCAGTAAGGGCAAAGCTAAATGAAGTCTTTTATTTGATTCACTCCTGTATTTTATATTTGGCTTGATTCCCTATTTGGTGCCTGTGGTACATGGAATTTTCAGGTGGCCTCATACAATTGCTGGACAGGCCCAAATTTTAGCTTCCAAGTTTTATACAATTGTTTTCCTAATGTTCTTCACtctagaaaaaagaaagcttgagggaGAAAACCCGAAGTTTTTAAGTTTAGCTCTGTTCAGATAATTAATGGGTCTTACTTCCTTGGACAGATCAGTCAGATTCCTAATTTAATTGTGTAGGACTTTACAGTGTGGACTTATCTATTAAACTGACgagtaaagaaaggaaaatgtaaaatgtaatacCACAAAATTAACAAGATGGCTCATGAGAACCTATGGTACCTAAAACTACATCTAATAACTTTTTTTGGGCAAACATTTtaggatatttctttttcaagaTATGTAAACAAACACTGGGAGAAATACTAGCTAGAGTTAACTGGAATTTTGCAGTTCATTTCAGCTGATTTCCCACTCTTCTGAAACAGGATCTTACCTGCAGGTTTAAGACAGTAATAACTTGAGTGCAACTAAGTCAATGTTAGAAAATGCACTGTTTGTCTTATTAACAAATACAGCCAGCAACAGCTAACGGGCAACAACGCAACACCCTTCAGACTACATATGCAGTATGGGAGTATGCTGCACATCGGCCCACATGGCAGTGATGCCATACTGAAATAATGCTTTAAACAATCGCTTAAGTAAATATCCAGAAACGAAGAAAGCACTGTTAAGGGTCACTCCACACCCCAGCCTGCTGGTCCCATTTCAAAAGCAGCAGCCACTTTTGTCATTGCATGAACAGTGGCGATCAGAAACGGAGAGCTAGAGGCACTGAGCACAGAGAAAGTACGGGGAGCCAACAGCTGCCCGCGAAGCGCTCCGGGAGCAGAGGCGGGCCGAGCCTTCCCGAGCTGCTGGCAGCCACCGTGCGCGGCGGGGACAAGGGGGATGAGCGGCCTAATGAGGCAATTTGTCCtggggaggcggcagcggcggggcggccccgtgCCCGCGCCCAGGGGGGAGGGGACGCCGCGGAGAGGCGACACCGGGCCCCGGGAGCCCACCCGTGAGCCCCTTCCCCCGCAGGGCGTACAGGGGAGCCGCGCCAAGCTCCCTGCGCCGCCATCTCCGCGCCGCCCGgcttcccgccccgccgccgcccgcgcgctgCCTGCCGGGAAATGGCAGGCGTCTTCCCCAGATGCGGCCGCCACCAGACTACAAGCACCATAATGCACCGCGCGGCCAGCGGCCGGACCGGAAGCCGGGGGGCCTGGGCTGTGGCTGGCGGCTCCCAGCAGGCCCGGCGCGGGAGCGGGCGCGGCGCCTCGGCAATGTAGTTTGTTCGTGGAGCAGcgccctgcggcggcggcggcggaaggaCTACAACTCCCGTCGGGCTGTGCTGGGGCCGCCGTGGGCGTGCTGCCGTACGGTGGCAGCGCCGGTCTGGGAGAGGCGGGGGAGCGGCGTTTCGGTCTCGCAGTTGTTGATGGTGGTGGCTGCTGTAGCGCTGTGTGTCTGTGAAAGTTAAGCAAGGGCCGCAGAGGGGGAAAACAGTCTGTGGAGCTCGGTATAGCGGgggcgcagggcggcggcgggcggcgggtgcCCCGCAGCGCCATGGATAGCAGGTGCTATGGCTGCGCGTCCAAATTCACGGTCTTCAGGAAAGAGGCAAGTCGGGCTTAGCGGGCTCGAGAGCGGCCCGCGCTCACTGGAGACTCAGCTGAGTGGGCCAGAAGCGGCGTGAGCGTCTGCGAGGCAGAGCCCGGCCAGtcccgcggccccccggcagcGCGAGGGCTTTAGGTCAGAAGCGGGgaagctgcctgcctgcctgcctgcctcccgcggcgggagccggcggggtTTGCCTGCGGCCAGGCACGCTTCCGGAGGAGCGGCGTGGCCCCGCCTTCCTTGTTTGTTTACTGAGCTCTTAGGGCTCCCAAACGCCACTGTATCTTTATAAAggttactgtttaaaaaaaaaaaaaaaaaaaaaaagagagaaaggatttgTCATTCGTCTAATCCAATATTCGATGggtgtctcagaggaaagaatcccCCACCCACTTTATTGTACAGTGGGATGATCTGGCATCTCTGATTCCAACAGCAGTTAACGCTCTGATGGCTGAAAACTGAGAGAATTTATATCTGCAGCAGCAGCTAACGATACAGCCCTCCTCAAAATGAGTTTACCCCCAGCTTTATCTGTGGTGCACCTTGGCAAGACAGTTAACTCCTGAATATGGTCATTCAGAGAAATGTGGTGTGCATGGTGGCTAGGTGATGAAGCCCTGTCCTGCCTGTCTCTTGTATCTCCTCAGTGTGGATGTAAGAGCTGCGGGCGGGCCTTCTGCTCTGGCTGCCTTAGCTTCAGTGCTGTTGTTCCCCGCTGTGGAAACACTCAGCAGAAGGTGTGCAAGCCATGTCATGGAAAACTAACTGGGTAAGATGGGAGTCTTTCTTCACCCAAAGACAGTGTCCTGCTTTGGTTCTTCATTTTGGATTCGAGTGTTGTGATGCAGATTTCTCTGTGAGAGTCAGGTTTGCACTTGTGTGCGCACACTTCCTGTACCCTGGAGTTTTAAGCTAGGCCCTTACTGAACTGCTGTTCATGGACTATTCAGTCAGAACATGTAAGTCAGTGTTTGTGAGGTTGTTCTCCATGGTGACAGTGTAGCCTGAAAGAGCCAGGTTTAAATCTTCATGGTTGGACCCTGGATGCCTGTGGATATCCTTGCCAGATGGGACCAGGCGAAGCCCCACAGTGTTTGTGCCTAGAAAGGTGCACCCTTTTGAGAACCCGAGCAGTCTTTTCCATTGTGTAGTAATTGAACAGCCTGGCAACAAGATGTTCAGAGTGTTACCTCTGTAGGCAAACAGTGACATAGCTCCTCATTATTGAGAGATCTCTGCTACGTATAGCCTGAAGACCTAAATTTTGTAgtgtaaaatttattttcttttaaaagaaaaaaatattttcacaaacaTAACCTGTAGGTAGGctgttgaaaacaaaaaatgtaattcAGTAGCAGCTTGCATTGTACACATACACAAGTAACACAAGAGCAAAGTTTACACCAGAACCCCTCTCTTTACCAATTCCTCTGTGTTCTGTCCCTTCTCTTGCATTTGTCTTACCTCTCTCCCCCATTTTTCTCATATAGCAAGGAATTTTCACCAGTAAGTGGGGAATGTTCTGACTCTGCAGTTGTCTAAAGAGGAAGAACCTCATGTTATCAGAGGTCTTTACTTTCAAGAGCCAGTGCTTTTGAAGTAGCATGAGGTTGTCAATGGTGAAAATACAATACTCACAATCTTTCCATTTGGAAAATTTCTGATTTCCCTTTACAACtccaaaaatattcagaaaagcagtcagcctttcctcatgtttcttttgatttttttaatctgtttaataTCAGTACTATAgagttacagaagaaaaaattatcCCCTTACTGGACAGTAGATAGATAAGCCACATGGTTTGCAGTTCTGTAAGCTGCATGTAATGATGTTCTCCATGTAAAACAGCTTTCAGAACTGAAAACATTGAATAGGAAATCAGTCCAACAAAAACACTGCCTTCATTTGTAATTATACAGCCCCTAGCACAGTGCAGATGTGTTTGTAGCTGTAACTTCTAGGAATGAATAGAATATGCTAACCACCTTACATAAGTGTAGTTTAGCTGCTTAACCTGAACACAGCATTTCAGAACATAGAGTTACACAAGATGAGTTTGTGGTTTGCAGAGTTCAAGTGTGCTAGATGTCATTATGATCTGGTGGTTATATAACCATGTTTATAGCATTTCATTTAGAGTTAGGGTTGTGCATTATATAATTCTGTGTTTGTTGCATGGCATAACTCCTCTCAGAGTGTTCTGCTGTATTGGAGCTAAATACACTGTGAGTTTTAGCTAACTGCTCTCTATCTGCTCTCTGACCTGGGAGATGCAGGCTGTGGGAGGCAAGGGTGTTTCACACTCTTTTCTTTTGGAACACTGATGactatattaaataaaataatttttgtccAGATGTGAAACAGTTGAAACAAGGGACTAGAAATGAGGTCCTATGCTGTCCTAGGCAGCTGCATCATCTAATACCTTTCTTAAGCTGATCACTCTGCATATTAATGAAGTTATGAAAGGACTATACCAAGAGGTTGATAAACATGTATGCTAATTCCTCTTGTTTTGAAAGAATAGATGATTGAAGCACTGCCAGGACCTTGAGTTCAGAGAGAGCATTATTTTTGCCTTCCAGACAGGGATCTCAAAGCAGTTCAGCAAAATGGTCGCCACCGGAGAACTACAAAAAGTGAGTTGCACTTGCCAGACAGTCCATTGGTTTCTGCCAGAGGGTAACCTTTCAGgccctctctccccttcccctcatAGGGACCATCAAAAGTAGGTTTTGCAACGTGGGTATTTGCGTGTTCAGAATTAGATTAAGGCTGgagcttttgttttgttgtttgagGGTTAGTTTAGTTTGATGTGTGAaaggggttgtttgttttcttttgttttcattttttgtttttacttttgagTAGACTGCTGAACAGCCACCTGGTTATGTTCAGCTGTGACTGACCATGGCTGGCTTGGAAACAGGAGCCTGGTGCTGAAATATTATCTGTCTCCTCAGAAATGATGCCGTGTGTGCTGTTATGATGGGCTATGGTTTTCTTTACTCCTTGGGAGTACCTTGTCCTGCCCTGTGGCAGAATGTGGTACAGGAATGAGTGGTCTCTGTTCTGTCACACACTTTGTTCGAATAGTATGTAGGGTTCACAGTGACTGTCTTCATGCCTCATGATTTAAAACTCTGTTCTCAGCTGTGTCATGTCTTTTTCCATCCTTGTCACAGGCGTGTAGCAGCTTTTGAGGCTAAGCAAAACCAGCCGAAAGGGCAGCAGAAGGCAGCTGCGAAACCAGGTCAAGCAGGCTCCAGATACCAGGGACTCTCAAAAGAGGATAGAGCTATTGCAGAGAGACTGGCGAGGCTCAGGGAGGAAAGGAAACCCAGTGAGTTTCAGAGGACTCTGGAGATTCCCAGTGTGGGAACACTGCTAATTGGGAAACAcggaactggagggaagagggaagtgGTGGTCTTTCAGAGCCTGTCTTTTCAGACAGTCAGAGGGATAAACTGGTCAGAACAGCTATGTCCTGCTAACACAGTGGCTAGATTCTGCAGTGGTTTTAGATTAGTGTtctgatttatttgtttttcttgggGTTTCTCTTGAAATTGCCTCTCAGTTTTGGGGCAGTATTTTACCTGTGAAATTACCTTCTGATTTTCCATTGTTTTGGGTAAAAAAGCCCATGTCAAGCACAGCAGGAGCTGAATGAAATGGGGAGCTTTGGCCAAACCATTTTGCAGAAGATTTCCTCTGGGCCATTTTGCTGGGCCGCACCAGTACCAGTCTCTGTGGGACTATGCTCTGACTGGTTTTACctcacagagaagagaaaaaagggacTTTGATCCCAGTCCACAGCTCTCTCCATGTTTTGGAACACCTTTGTGGTGCCTGTGGTAGaacaaactatttaaaaaataacacttGATCTCAAAAGGGAAAGACACTCTGCAAAGTGGTTACCTGATTGTGTAGGGGATGGGACTGTGCTCCAGCAGGCTTTTTCCAGCCTAATATGGCTAGGATGCACTAAGGGAGGTGAGAGCAGTGGACTATACTGCCTAAGTGACACATTTATTTCACTGCCTATCCCTAGTAAGCTGATTGTCAAATGGGGTTACCCCAGCACTCATCTTATGTCTGGGAGATAAATGGTGCAGGAGGCAATGACTCAGGAAAAAACAGGGTAGCAGTTAGCATTAGGGTAGTCTCCTAGTCTCTGCAGCATAAACCCCATTCAGATCAGGGGCTGAGGGAGCCTTTTGGTCAGGTGTCCGGGCCGTGATTCTGGAaagagaaatacaattttaagaaaaaactttAAGTTATTCTGTTATTGAAAACAAATGACTCCTTTCCCTGTGTTGGTCTAAATTGCAGAGTCCATCCCTTCTCAGGCTGAGATCGAAGCTAGGCTGGCTGCACTAAAGGAAGACTGCTGGGGACCTGTTCCATTCACACAGGAAATGGAGTACCGTTTGGCTGTCCTGCAAGGGAGAGACCCTCCTTCCCAGGCTCCCAGACCAGTAAGCTCCCTCAGCCCTTTGGCTGGCAATGTAATCTGAGCTGACACAGCAGCTGTGGTGTCCCCAGGGACTTCTGAAGTGGGTCagcctttcctcttccttcacctCGTTTGTTTTCAGGTGGCTCTCTTCAGAAATCTCTCTGTTTCCTGTTTGTGTGATTGTCCTCCAGAAGCAAATGAGCAGCAATACACTGCTTCAATATAAATGCAATCTGTTGCTTTATGTTTAAGTCAAATGTAGTTGacatgtttgtttttaacaattgATGCTAAGTTTATTCTCCTCAACCAATTTGTATTCCTAAGTggcctgttttgtttgtttgtttgtttgtttgtttttcctcaaacctgttcatctgtgtttggggcttagcagccctgccttcTACATGTATCCTACAGTTGTTACTGCATCCCTGCCAGGCAAAATCCTGTTAATTATCCAGAGATGGAAGCACAGAGGTTAAGTGGCTAGCCTGAGATTACAGAGGAAGGGGTTGGATCTGTGCCTTCAAGCCTGTGTGAATGATTTTGTCCCTGAGAAGTTCTTTCCTTGCTCTCCTTTTTCAGCAGTGCTGCACAGGCAGCTCTTCTCATATGTTGCAGTGGGGGCTGCTGGCTGGCTCTGCTGAGAATGGCACTTTATTTACATTGGAGATAGTGGCAGAGTTGTGGTTGGGACTCAGCAGTATCTACTCCTGCACATTCAGTGCCTCTTATTTATGTAACTGCAGTTAGAGTCATGGGCATTCAACACCTCTGAGAATGAAGCCTCACACCAGATACCAGAGCTGAGACTCCCAAGATCACTGGAGGCTCTTTTTATCTTGGTCCCAGCTAGGATGATTTTTGTTACCCGTTTTTTTCTTTGGCTGAGTATGTCCCTTCTCATTTGCCTTCTCCTATGCCCTCCCTCTTGTTTCTTAGGTGTACCAACCCCCTGATACCAGAAGCCTTGCCCAGCAGACAGATGACCTATTAACTCAACTGGCTGAAGAAGTTGCCATTGATGAGCGTTATGGTCCAGGAGTCCAGCCTCAAAGTACCTATTTCGGCTTCTAGTGATCTGTTTCTATCTACTAATGT
This is a stretch of genomic DNA from Apteryx mantelli isolate bAptMan1 chromosome 4, bAptMan1.hap1, whole genome shotgun sequence. It encodes these proteins:
- the ZFYVE19 gene encoding abscission/NoCut checkpoint regulator isoform X2, encoding MDSRCYGCASKFTVFRKECGCKSCGRAFCSGCLSFSAVVPRCGNTQQKVCKPCHGKLTGQGSQSSSAKWSPPENYKKRVAAFEAKQNQPKGQQKAAAKPGQAGSRYQGLSKEDRAIAERLARLREERKPKSIPSQAEIEARLAALKEDCWGPVPFTQEMEYRLAVLQGRDPPSQAPRPVYQPPDTRSLAQQTDDLLTQLAEEVAIDERYGPGVQPQTASGQTLNDLNRESEDGVCPANLDPKQLEEEKNKLLAEAASELREENTRQEKILQVARRLAALRGQDPEKVTLENYKLPDSDEEVDEEEAIQRVLKQLTEEAALDEASGFNIPPDQNTQPGSLQQNLPKKAKQKSQTSATMALASSDDSDEKQLPWCCICNEDATLRCHGCDGDLYCQRCFREGHGEFDLKDHHTSCYRLPCKQK
- the ZFYVE19 gene encoding abscission/NoCut checkpoint regulator isoform X1, with amino-acid sequence MWCAWWLGDEALSCLSLVSPQCGCKSCGRAFCSGCLSFSAVVPRCGNTQQKVCKPCHGKLTGQGSQSSSAKWSPPENYKKRVAAFEAKQNQPKGQQKAAAKPGQAGSRYQGLSKEDRAIAERLARLREERKPKSIPSQAEIEARLAALKEDCWGPVPFTQEMEYRLAVLQGRDPPSQAPRPVYQPPDTRSLAQQTDDLLTQLAEEVAIDERYGPGVQPQTASGQTLNDLNRESEDGVCPANLDPKQLEEEKNKLLAEAASELREENTRQEKILQVARRLAALRGQDPEKVTLENYKLPDSDEEVDEEEAIQRVLKQLTEEAALDEASGFNIPPDQNTQPGSLQQNLPKKAKQKSQTSATMALASSDDSDEKQLPWCCICNEDATLRCHGCDGDLYCQRCFREGHGEFDLKDHHTSCYRLPCKQK